The DNA sequence TATTACCGTCTTTTCCCAGAATTTTAACCAATTCACATTCATAACCCAAGATTTGGGCTTTTTCACCAGTTCTCATTACTTTTTCTACCTGAACACTTGATTTAATATCATTGTCTGAAAGTTCAACACCTTGTTCATTACCCATGATATTGTATTTCAAGTATTTCTTACCTGAGTTTAAAACAAGGTAATCAACTGAGTTGGCTTGTCCATTGGCTTCCAAATTATATCGAATGAGCAAATTTCCATCGCATACGTACATAGAAGCTGGTGCTGTTTTTGAATCTTTTGATATTGTCAAAGAAATAACACCACAGAAATTTTGAGCAGATAAAAGTAAGGTGTTAGTCAAAAAGAGGGTAAAGATGAAAATTGTT is a window from the Bacteroidia bacterium genome containing:
- a CDS encoding DUF4412 domain-containing protein produces the protein MRTIFIFTLFLTNTLLLSAQNFCGVISLTISKDSKTAPASMYVCDGNLLIRYNLEANGQANSVDYLVLNSGKKYLKYNIMGNEQGVELSDNDIKSSVQVEKVMRTGEKAQILGYECELVKILGKDGNITEVWITESSPVDYSSIAPYLKDDATAQSIHKLGLKGMPLKSVVKDKNGFELSSFQVTEINPNGVEKTLFVAPKLVVQPNQAR